AAAGTAAGCTGCTGGAAAACAGGTATGCTTATATCAGCCTGCCGGACATCGGATCATTCAATAAGGACGACTGGAACTTATACATCAATACTTTTTATTCAAAAGTAAACGAACTTCAAAAGAAGGACCCGAAAGGCTGGATTGTTGACCTGAGAGACAATTACGGCGGCATGCTTTATCCCATGTATGCTGCCGCTGCCCCATTCTTCGACCATAAAAGTATCGTGGGAACGAAAGATGCGGAAGGAACTGTTGCATATTTCAACTATAAAGACGGGAAGTTTTATGAAGGAGCCACGGCAACCCAGTTCTTCCGGTTAAAAGAAAAACAGCCGAAACGGATAAAGACACCCGTTGCCGTCCTGATCAATAAAATAACCGGCAGTTCGGCTGAGTTTATCACAGCGGCATTTGCCGGACAGAAAAATGTGAAGCTGATTGGTGTCAACACCCAGGGCCTGACCTCCGGAAACCAGGAATATAAATTATCAGACGGCTCTTTTCTTGTACTGACCACCGGAAATATTGTGGACCGCACAGGAAAGGAATATGCCGAAATCGGCAAAGGGATTTCACCGGATATCAGGATTGAAAAAACGGATGATAAAACAAAAGCCAACGAAACATATCTGAATAAAGCATTCAGATATATTGACAGCAGCCGGTAGGTTGCGTATATGCCTGTTTAAGTTATATCAAAAGAAATTAAACCGGATTTTGAT
The sequence above is a segment of the Chryseobacterium sp. JJR-5R genome. Coding sequences within it:
- a CDS encoding S41 family peptidase encodes the protein MNTFLTTLTFTSILLSSQATAQKDSIRRYVTDALDIMHHKSVNKAKVNWEELYRVTLNNASESKTIKDTYPVLEKALNSLDDAHSKFYPEEAVRAYTLGYEATGQKFPVIESKLLENRYAYISLPDIGSFNKDDWNLYINTFYSKVNELQKKDPKGWIVDLRDNYGGMLYPMYAAAAPFFDHKSIVGTKDAEGTVAYFNYKDGKFYEGATATQFFRLKEKQPKRIKTPVAVLINKITGSSAEFITAAFAGQKNVKLIGVNTQGLTSGNQEYKLSDGSFLVLTTGNIVDRTGKEYAEIGKGISPDIRIEKTDDKTKANETYLNKAFRYIDSSR